TCTCGTCGAATGTTCTCGTCGAATGTTCTCGTCGAATGTTCTCGTCGAATGTTCTCGTCGAATGTTCTCGTCGAATGTTCTCGTCGAATGTTCTCGTCGTAACGGAGGAGGAAGGGATTGGAAAAAGAGGGAACGAGAGGTGTCACAGAATTGGCCGAGAGCGCATGTATGTGCGAACGCCACCTCCGCCGAAAAACGAAAGAAAAATTCGGCTTACCACCGCACCGGCTTTTAGAGAATATACGATTGGCCAAAGCTCTCGAAGCCATGCATGAACAACCTGAAGTCACGTTGCTTCAAATCAGTCAAATTGCCGGATATACATCATACAAAACATTTTATCAGGCTTTTACGCGGAGATTCAAAGTGGCACCGTCGGAAGCGATATGGCGTATAAAACAAAATCCAAGAATTATGGCAGATGCCTTTCAGAGAAAATTGATATAAGAAAGTCGACCAATTAATGAATGTCAAACAGGTTTTCATTTAAGGCAAAATAGCACATTTAGCGACTACCATTTAAATATATTGTTAAACAAAAATAAGCGATACAGCTTTAGCGAAAACAATTAAAAAACCATTTTTTTATTAATACAAAAGCTTATTTCAAATTCTATACTAAGGAAGGGGACAACATGAAAATGTTCAGCCTGTTACTAACATTGGTTTTTTTACTATTGAATTGTAAAGTTATAGCACAAAGTCAAACTATAGAACAAGGCGCCATGGTAGACCTGATAAATCCTAGATCATTGGATCATCCTATTTATTTATCGTTCAAAGATGGAGACTATCTTACATCAATTATTGAATGTGATAAATGGGATTCTGTTTATAGAGGCACAAATTCAGAAGATGCCTTTATGGAACAAGAAGCTTACTACAATTCTTTTGTAGGTAATTACAAAAAAGCACTTAACAATTTCGACAAAATTAATGCCAAATGGATTAAGCAGCTCGATACCACTAACTTTCTTGACAGATCTTTTTTGTCAGCAAAAAAGCTGGATGCTGTAAATGAGATTATAAGAGAAGCGCAAAACCGCCAAATTACGATTGTTAATGAAGCACATCATGTACCGCAGCATCGTGCCTTCATATCTTCACTACTTAAGCCTTTATATGAATCCGGCTATCGTTACTTTGCAACAGAAATGCTAACAGATAATATTGATACGGTAAAGAAGAACGGTTACGTCAGCTTTCAACAGAACGGATTTTATCCGAATGAACCCGTATATGCTAATTTAATTCGAAAGGCAATTGAAATTGGATATACTTTAGTCGGTTACGAAGATACTGTGAACTGTGATTTTGACCCAGTAAATCCATTTCGCTGTTTAAATCAGCGAGAACAAAACCAAGCTAAAAACATAGCCAATCTAATCTTAAAGAATAATTCAAATGCAAAAATCCTTATACATTGTGGATACCAACATGCAGATGAAGTTGAACATCAATCACCTAAGGTCAAAACAATGGCAGCGCATTTAAAAGAGTTAAGCAATACCGATCCCTTGACCATTGATCAAACGGTTATGAGTGAACACAGCTTAGTTAATTTTGAAAACTCATATTACAGATATGTTCAAGATAGTTTAAAAATAAATTCACCAGCAATATTTAAAACGATTAATGGTTATTGGGTTGATGACACTAAACGCGGGTTTGTCGACATGCAAGTTTTTCATCCAAGGACAAACTATATAAACGGTAGACCAAACTGGCTCATTAAAGAAAATTACATCCTCACTTTACCGGATTTTGATATTTCCTCTTTTCCTTTTTTGGTACAAGCATTTAAAAAGTCTGATAAAACTAATGCAATTCCAATGGATCAGTTTTTAGTTGATTCAAGGAAAGAAAAAATTGCCGTAGCAGTACCCAAAGGGTATTATCGAATACGCATGATTAACAGCAAAGGCACTATTCATGAATTCGAAGTGAAAAATCCTTAGATATTATCGCTTATTCTAAGTCTTCACAATTAAAACGGAGACAAACATGAAAAACGAAAAAAAAGAACAGAAATTAGAACAATTCGAAGACTATAAACTCCAAAAGGCAAACTCAATTTCTGGCGGAAAAGCAAACACACTCTTGACAACACACGTGTGCCAAGGCGGTTGGGATGATATTACCGACTAATTAACTTAATCATGTAAAACCAAACTCTCTTAGAATAAGCGATATTTTTTATGATTCTTATTTTCAGCATAGACGGAGGTGATGGGTCTACATCCCCAGTAATGGATTGGATAACTTATCTTGGCGCTGATAGAATTAGAGTGAACGTTGGAAATCTTAATAAAGATGTAAAATTTTCAATACATTTAGAACCAAACGGTATTACTACTGAATATCGAAATATGGATATAAATTTTTCATCCAAAGAAGTTAGTGCCGTATGGTTTAGACGAGAAGAGCGAATGTTCAGCGGGCTTGATACATCGTCAATATCCAACATTCGAATCAAAGAATCAGTTGATAGATTTTTGCAACGAGAAGTAGAGGTCATTAAACAAGCTCTCTACTTACAATTTGACGATAAAGTATGGCTGTGTGATCCATCGTCGGGCAACCTTAACAAGATTAATGCTCTACAAAAAGCATGTGACGCAGGCATACGAATCCCAACCACTTTAATTACCAATAAGAGAACTGAATTGGAACGTTTTAAAAATAAACATAGAAAAATTATATGCAAATGCTTTAGACAAGGAGGTGTTATTCAGTTAGACGGCTCAACATATGGAATGCATACTGAAATACTGTCT
Above is a genomic segment from bacterium containing:
- a CDS encoding AraC family transcriptional regulator produces the protein MEKEGTRGVTELAESACMCERHLRRKTKEKFGLPPHRLLENIRLAKALEAMHEQPEVTLLQISQIAGYTSYKTFYQAFTRRFKVAPSEAIWRIKQNPRIMADAFQRKLI
- the gwsG gene encoding grasp-with-spasm system ATP-grasp peptide maturase; its protein translation is MILIFSIDGGDGSTSPVMDWITYLGADRIRVNVGNLNKDVKFSIHLEPNGITTEYRNMDINFSSKEVSAVWFRREERMFSGLDTSSISNIRIKESVDRFLQREVEVIKQALYLQFDDKVWLCDPSSGNLNKINALQKACDAGIRIPTTLITNKRTELERFKNKHRKIICKCFRQGGVIQLDGSTYGMHTEILSDDIISSTDDVLFPAFVQEYIPKKYELRIFFIESNFFPMAIFSQNDPQTSVDFRKYNYLKPNRNTPYILPHEIQEKLKTLMLSLKLNTGSIDMIRATDGSYVFLEVNPGGQFGMVSEPCNYYLEKRVAEYLINQSKKYYESKVFRN